In Polaromonas sp. JS666, one genomic interval encodes:
- a CDS encoding ABC transporter permease → MFKIKGPVFPRYATLSDKAGWWLLRAACVATLAFLLAPVLVMVPLSFSDSSFLTYPIPGWSLKWYRNLLESPEWVRAAKNSFIVAPAATVIATALGTLAAVGLSRTNFRFKSLLMGILIAPMVVPIVVVGVATYLYFAPLGLTDSYIGLIAVHAALGAPFVLTTVLATLSGFNHNLVRASLSLGETPVNTFFRITLPVIAPGVISGALFAFATSFDEVVVTLFLAGAEQVTLPRQMFTGIRENISPTIAAVATLLILFTTTLLVLLEWLRGRRS, encoded by the coding sequence ATGTTCAAAATCAAAGGGCCAGTGTTCCCGCGCTATGCCACCTTGTCGGACAAGGCCGGCTGGTGGCTGCTGCGCGCCGCCTGCGTTGCCACACTCGCCTTCCTGCTGGCACCCGTGCTGGTCATGGTGCCGCTGTCATTTTCTGACAGCTCTTTTTTGACTTACCCCATACCGGGCTGGTCATTGAAGTGGTATCGCAACCTGCTGGAGTCGCCGGAGTGGGTAAGGGCCGCCAAAAACAGTTTCATCGTGGCACCCGCCGCAACCGTGATTGCCACTGCGCTGGGCACGCTGGCCGCCGTGGGTCTGTCCAGAACCAACTTTCGCTTTAAAAGCCTGCTCATGGGCATTCTCATCGCGCCCATGGTGGTTCCGATTGTGGTGGTGGGTGTCGCGACCTACCTGTACTTTGCACCGCTTGGCCTCACAGACAGCTACATCGGACTGATCGCCGTACACGCCGCGCTGGGAGCCCCTTTTGTCCTGACCACGGTGCTGGCGACCCTGTCGGGCTTCAACCATAACCTGGTGCGCGCCTCACTGAGCCTGGGTGAGACGCCGGTCAATACATTTTTCAGGATCACCTTGCCGGTCATTGCGCCCGGTGTCATCTCGGGTGCGCTGTTCGCGTTTGCCACCTCGTTTGATGAAGTGGTCGTCACACTTTTTCTGGCTGGCGCCGAACAGGTAACACTACCCAGGCAAATGTTCACCGGCATCCGTGAAAACATCTCGCCCACGATCGCAGCCGTGGCAACCCTGCTTATTTTGTTCACCACCACCTTGCTCGTGCTGCTGGAATGGCTACGCGGACGCCGGAGCTGA
- a CDS encoding ABC transporter permease, which yields MSSITSTVLQVGDAWALRRALSRADARRKWRAFALTMPLLVFLLLTLLIPIAALLQRAVENPEVVAALPRTVQSLKGWNPETTPAPASYAALVEDLGHLSDSADAGALARRLNSEVAGARSLVMGAYRALPVTGSPEEIQAKLLQLDQRWGEQPFWQAIAKNSSRWTPDYLLASVDLRRSSQGAVERMPEDQRAFGTILLRTFYISFVVTLFCLVLAYPLAWWLASLPARKANLLMILVLVPFWTSILVRVAAWIVLLQSEGLVNRGLMGIGLIDSPLPLLFNRAGVVIAMVHILLPFMILPLYSVMKNVPATYIRAAVSLGSAPLSAFFRVYVPQTYPGISAGALLVFILSIGYYVTPALLGGADDQMLSYYIARYTNVEVNWGMACALGALLLTATMILYGVYRRIGKSELNLG from the coding sequence ATGAGCAGTATCACCAGCACCGTCCTTCAGGTTGGCGACGCCTGGGCGTTGCGCCGGGCACTGTCGCGCGCCGATGCCCGCCGAAAATGGCGCGCCTTTGCGCTTACGATGCCCTTGCTGGTGTTTCTGCTGCTGACCTTGCTGATTCCGATTGCCGCCCTGCTGCAGCGCGCCGTTGAAAACCCCGAGGTCGTGGCAGCCCTGCCGCGGACGGTGCAAAGCCTCAAGGGCTGGAACCCCGAGACCACGCCAGCACCCGCAAGTTACGCGGCGCTGGTGGAAGACCTGGGCCACCTTTCAGACAGCGCGGATGCCGGTGCGCTGGCGCGGCGGCTCAACTCCGAAGTGGCGGGAGCGCGCTCCCTGGTGATGGGGGCGTACCGTGCGTTGCCCGTCACCGGTTCTCCGGAGGAGATTCAGGCAAAGCTTCTCCAGCTCGATCAACGCTGGGGAGAACAACCCTTCTGGCAGGCCATCGCCAAAAACAGCTCTCGCTGGACGCCCGATTATTTGCTCGCTTCGGTCGACCTGCGACGCAGCAGCCAGGGTGCTGTGGAACGCATGCCCGAAGACCAGCGCGCGTTTGGCACCATCTTGCTACGCACTTTTTACATCAGCTTTGTCGTCACGCTGTTTTGCCTGGTGCTGGCTTACCCGCTGGCCTGGTGGCTGGCGTCATTGCCGGCACGCAAAGCGAACCTTCTGATGATTCTGGTGCTGGTGCCCTTCTGGACCTCAATCCTGGTTCGTGTCGCGGCCTGGATCGTTTTGCTGCAATCCGAAGGTCTGGTGAACCGCGGGCTGATGGGCATAGGTCTCATCGACAGCCCGCTGCCCCTGTTGTTCAACCGCGCCGGCGTGGTGATTGCCATGGTGCACATCCTGCTCCCCTTCATGATTTTGCCGCTGTACAGCGTGATGAAGAACGTGCCCGCGACCTACATTCGCGCCGCGGTCTCATTGGGGAGCGCGCCCCTGTCAGCGTTCTTTCGTGTGTACGTGCCGCAAACCTATCCCGGCATCAGCGCCGGGGCCTTGCTGGTCTTCATTTTGTCGATTGGCTACTACGTCACCCCCGCGCTGCTGGGCGGCGCCGACGACCAGATGCTGAGCTATTACATCGCCCGCTACACCAACGTGGAAGTCAACTGGGGCATGGCCTGCGCCCTGGGGGCACTGCTGTTGACGGCCACCATGATTCTTTACGGCGTTTACCGGCGCATCGGCAAATCCGAACTCAACCTCGGTTGA
- the gabT gene encoding 4-aminobutyrate--2-oxoglutarate transaminase: MPSNQPTTNAALMARRKAAVARGVGQTHEIFVSRARNAEFWDVEDRRYIDFAGGIAVLNTGHLHPQVIAAVKTQLDLYTHTCFQVVAYEPYVELSEKLNALAPGNFAKKTLLLSTGAEAVENAVKVARAYTKRPGIIAFTGGYHGRTNMTLGMTGKVAPYKLGFGPFPGEVFHALYPNVLHGVSVDQALHSVELILKNDIEAERVAAFILEPVQGEGGFYIAPPEFITGLKALADRHGILLIADEVQTGAGRTGTWFASEQWPVAPDLITTAKSMAGGFPISGLVGRADVMDAPAPGGLGGTYAGSPIGCAAALAVLKVFEDEKLLERSKALGAHLLKGLRAIAEKEVTIGDVRGLGAMVAMELFENGDVARPNAALTQRVVAEAARRGLILLSCGTYGNVIRILVPLTANDALLDEGLKILADSFSALR, encoded by the coding sequence ATGCCGTCAAATCAACCTACCACCAACGCCGCCCTCATGGCTCGCCGGAAAGCCGCCGTCGCACGCGGCGTCGGCCAGACGCATGAGATTTTTGTCAGCCGGGCACGCAACGCCGAGTTCTGGGACGTTGAAGACCGCCGCTACATCGACTTTGCCGGCGGTATCGCCGTCCTCAACACCGGCCACCTCCATCCGCAAGTGATTGCCGCCGTCAAAACCCAGCTTGACCTTTACACACACACCTGCTTTCAGGTCGTCGCCTATGAGCCCTACGTCGAACTGTCGGAAAAGCTCAACGCGCTGGCGCCCGGCAACTTTGCCAAGAAAACCCTGCTCCTGAGCACCGGCGCCGAAGCGGTCGAAAACGCCGTGAAGGTGGCCCGCGCCTACACGAAACGTCCGGGAATCATCGCCTTTACAGGCGGCTACCACGGCAGGACCAACATGACGCTGGGCATGACCGGCAAAGTGGCGCCCTACAAGCTGGGTTTTGGCCCGTTCCCGGGGGAAGTTTTCCATGCCCTGTATCCCAACGTGCTGCACGGCGTGAGTGTGGACCAGGCGCTGCACTCCGTCGAACTGATCCTTAAAAACGACATTGAAGCCGAACGCGTGGCCGCCTTCATCCTCGAGCCCGTACAAGGCGAGGGTGGGTTTTACATTGCACCGCCGGAATTCATCACCGGCCTGAAGGCACTGGCAGACCGTCACGGCATCCTGCTGATTGCCGACGAGGTGCAAACCGGTGCAGGCCGCACTGGAACCTGGTTTGCCAGCGAACAATGGCCTGTGGCTCCGGACCTGATCACGACGGCCAAGTCGATGGCGGGCGGCTTCCCCATCTCCGGCCTGGTCGGTCGCGCGGACGTCATGGATGCGCCGGCCCCCGGTGGGTTGGGAGGTACCTATGCGGGAAGCCCCATCGGCTGCGCCGCAGCACTGGCCGTACTCAAGGTTTTCGAGGACGAAAAACTCCTCGAACGCAGCAAGGCTCTGGGCGCCCATCTGCTCAAAGGTTTGCGCGCCATCGCGGAGAAAGAAGTGACCATTGGCGACGTGCGGGGCCTGGGTGCCATGGTGGCGATGGAGCTGTTTGAAAACGGAGATGTCGCCCGCCCCAACGCCGCATTGACGCAACGCGTGGTCGCCGAAGCAGCGCGGCGCGGGCTGATCCTGCTGTCGTGCGGCACCTACGGCAATGTGATCCGGATTCTGGTTCCCCTCACGGCAAACGACGCCTTGCTAGACGAAGGCCTGAAAATTCTGGCAGACAGCTTTTCCGCATTGCGCTAA
- a CDS encoding CYTH and CHAD domain-containing protein: MEIELKLRLPPSALDALRADPLLAPVRATHKQLDNIYFDTPQRRLARAGIALRLRRDGRRWLQTVKGGSNSQAGLHQREEIEFSVAGPALEWKPLAGTAFEPVLKPLKNQLDVQFRTRFKREIRQLRGATGAEIELAIDQGEILAGSHSEPLCEVEMELLNGSVDDLFTLALQLAERHPLVLDSRSKAERGSRLAQGAPLAPPVKAAMPQLPPDAGAQTVARLAIEECLAHWQANEAGFLAQPGNSEYLHQVRVAVRRLRVACGPLARAAHWRNEALTPARSSLRELGQRLGAARDWDVFIEETWPQLASHLNDAAARQALQETAELLRDTARLQARAALEGRETQRLLLQLGRCLARPDDAATHSPDDLTARLDQLDHTLRRALPRLARLSPARLHRLRIAAKKLRYLTEFVGSRYNLGAVDDWLAWLKHAQTIFGGRNDQVVAQTRIEALCASAEPPSNKAHHALLAALRKQPLPDLCLPPLPEAYWRKKTASP, encoded by the coding sequence ATGGAAATCGAACTCAAGCTGCGTTTGCCCCCGTCTGCGCTCGATGCGCTGCGGGCCGATCCACTGCTGGCGCCCGTCCGTGCGACCCACAAGCAGCTCGACAACATCTACTTCGACACACCGCAGCGCAGACTGGCGCGCGCCGGCATCGCGCTGCGCCTGCGTCGCGACGGCAGGCGCTGGCTGCAGACTGTCAAGGGCGGCAGTAACAGCCAGGCCGGCTTGCACCAGCGCGAAGAAATCGAGTTCAGCGTGGCTGGCCCGGCCCTCGAATGGAAGCCGCTGGCTGGCACGGCTTTCGAGCCCGTCCTCAAACCGCTGAAGAACCAGCTGGATGTCCAATTTCGAACCCGCTTCAAGCGCGAGATCCGGCAGCTGCGCGGGGCTACGGGCGCGGAGATCGAGCTGGCCATCGATCAGGGGGAAATTCTTGCCGGCAGCCATAGTGAGCCCCTGTGCGAAGTAGAGATGGAGCTCCTCAACGGTTCAGTCGATGACCTGTTCACGCTGGCCCTGCAGTTGGCCGAACGCCACCCGCTGGTACTGGATAGCCGCAGCAAGGCAGAGCGCGGCAGCCGGTTGGCCCAAGGCGCGCCGCTGGCACCGCCCGTCAAGGCAGCCATGCCGCAGTTGCCCCCGGATGCCGGCGCACAAACAGTGGCACGCCTGGCCATTGAAGAATGCCTCGCCCACTGGCAGGCCAACGAAGCAGGCTTTCTGGCTCAACCCGGCAACAGCGAATACCTGCACCAGGTACGCGTCGCGGTGCGGCGCTTGCGTGTGGCCTGCGGTCCGCTGGCCCGTGCAGCCCACTGGCGCAATGAAGCGCTCACACCGGCTAGAAGCAGCCTGCGCGAGCTGGGCCAGCGGTTGGGCGCGGCGCGTGATTGGGATGTGTTCATCGAAGAAACCTGGCCACAGCTGGCCAGCCACCTGAACGACGCTGCAGCGCGTCAAGCCCTGCAGGAGACTGCAGAGCTGCTGCGTGACACCGCCCGCCTGCAGGCCCGGGCTGCATTGGAAGGGCGAGAGACCCAGCGCCTGTTGCTGCAACTGGGCCGATGCCTGGCGCGACCGGACGATGCCGCCACCCATTCACCGGACGATCTCACAGCCCGGCTGGACCAACTCGACCACACGCTGCGGCGGGCGTTGCCCAGGCTTGCACGCCTGAGCCCGGCGCGTCTGCACCGCTTGCGCATCGCGGCCAAGAAGCTGCGCTATCTGACCGAGTTCGTCGGCAGCCGCTACAACCTCGGCGCCGTCGACGACTGGCTGGCGTGGCTGAAGCACGCGCAAACCATCTTCGGCGGGCGCAACGACCAGGTGGTGGCGCAAACACGAATCGAGGCCCTGTGCGCCAGCGCGGAGCCCCCATCAAACAAGGCCCATCACGCGCTCCTGGCGGCGCTGCGCAAACAGCCTCTGCCCGATCTCTGCCTGCCGCCGCTTCCCGAGGCTTATTGGCGGAAGAAAACGGCCTCCCCATAA
- a CDS encoding ABC transporter substrate-binding protein, which produces MKKHIIVVSAALCLSLPALAQQQITVVNFGGANANAQKKAYYEPYEKAGTKVVAVEYNGEQAKIKAMVETKKVTWDVVEVEAPDVQRGCDEGLFEKIDFSKIGTKADFLPAAVTECGVGVFVWSTVMAWNADKVKTAPASWADFWDVKKIPGKRGMRKGARYNLEFALMADGVKPADVYKVLATKDGADRAFRKLTELKPNIQWWEAGAQPAQFLVAGDVALSTVYNGRIDAANREGRNLKIYWPGGIYDLDYWVIPKGAPNKDASMKFIAFASQPATQAVYAQNIAYGPVNTKALSKLDKKVLDDLPTSPANAKEAIQMNVGFWADQGEALEKRFAAWATQ; this is translated from the coding sequence ATGAAGAAACACATCATTGTCGTCAGCGCGGCCTTGTGCCTGTCGCTGCCCGCATTGGCGCAGCAGCAAATTACCGTCGTCAACTTTGGCGGCGCCAACGCCAATGCGCAGAAAAAAGCCTACTACGAGCCCTATGAAAAGGCAGGCACAAAAGTTGTTGCCGTCGAATACAACGGTGAGCAGGCCAAGATCAAGGCCATGGTCGAAACAAAGAAAGTCACCTGGGACGTTGTCGAGGTCGAAGCGCCCGATGTCCAGCGCGGTTGCGACGAGGGACTGTTTGAAAAAATTGACTTCAGCAAAATCGGCACCAAGGCGGACTTCCTTCCAGCCGCCGTCACCGAATGCGGTGTGGGCGTTTTCGTCTGGTCCACCGTGATGGCCTGGAACGCGGACAAGGTCAAAACCGCCCCCGCCAGCTGGGCTGATTTCTGGGATGTCAAGAAGATTCCCGGCAAGCGCGGCATGCGCAAGGGAGCCCGCTACAACCTGGAGTTCGCCCTGATGGCCGACGGTGTCAAACCCGCCGACGTCTACAAGGTCCTGGCTACCAAGGACGGCGCCGACCGCGCATTTCGCAAGCTGACCGAGCTCAAGCCCAACATCCAGTGGTGGGAAGCCGGCGCCCAGCCCGCCCAGTTTCTGGTGGCTGGCGACGTGGCACTCAGCACCGTGTACAACGGCCGCATTGACGCCGCCAACCGGGAAGGCCGCAACCTGAAAATCTACTGGCCAGGCGGCATTTACGACCTGGACTACTGGGTCATCCCCAAAGGCGCCCCCAACAAGGATGCGTCGATGAAGTTCATCGCCTTCGCCAGCCAGCCCGCCACGCAGGCCGTGTATGCCCAGAACATTGCCTATGGCCCGGTCAACACCAAGGCCCTGAGCAAGCTCGACAAAAAGGTACTGGACGACTTGCCGACATCGCCGGCCAATGCGAAAGAGGCCATCCAGATGAACGTCGGCTTCTGGGCCGATCAGGGTGAGGCGCTTGAAAAACGCTTTGCCGCCTGGGCCACGCAATAA
- a CDS encoding ABC transporter ATP-binding protein encodes MTKNDFLVRFSSVQKTYDGEQLVVQQLDLDIHRGEFLSLLGPSGSGKTTTLMMLAGFESPTAGEIFLNGSQITSTPPHKRNFGMVFQNYALFPHLTVGQNVAYPLTVRKVSRADQDRRVQRALDMVRLTGMSDRLPGQLSGGQQQRVALARALVFEPQLVLMDEPLGALDKQLREHMQIELKELHRQLGVTFVYVTHDQGEALTMSDRVAVFNDGAIQQLAPVEELYEAPSNRFVAGFVGDSTRLKGKLFGGQPGGESRAGIELPDGRVLHGINVNHPTAGAQVEAYIRPERIVLHRQTPASSADVLPARVARVIYFGDHLRLLCEVGPGQAEATVKLPLTLLNGLAPPQPGDAVHLEFPAAFTRIYAV; translated from the coding sequence ATGACTAAAAACGATTTCCTTGTACGCTTTTCAAGCGTGCAAAAAACCTATGACGGCGAGCAGCTTGTTGTGCAGCAGCTCGACCTCGACATTCATCGCGGGGAATTCCTGAGCCTGCTTGGGCCGTCCGGCTCCGGAAAAACCACTACGCTGATGATGCTGGCCGGTTTTGAATCCCCGACGGCGGGCGAGATTTTCCTGAACGGCTCGCAGATCACGAGCACGCCACCCCACAAGCGCAATTTCGGCATGGTGTTCCAGAACTATGCGCTGTTCCCGCATCTCACGGTGGGGCAGAACGTGGCCTATCCGCTCACGGTGCGCAAGGTGTCCCGGGCGGATCAGGATCGCCGCGTGCAGCGCGCCCTGGACATGGTTCGCCTCACAGGGATGTCAGACCGGCTGCCCGGACAGCTTTCCGGCGGCCAGCAGCAGCGCGTCGCACTGGCACGGGCACTGGTATTTGAGCCCCAGCTGGTGCTGATGGATGAACCGCTGGGCGCGCTCGACAAGCAGTTGCGCGAGCACATGCAGATTGAGCTGAAAGAGTTGCACCGGCAACTGGGCGTGACTTTTGTCTATGTCACGCACGACCAGGGCGAGGCCCTGACGATGAGCGACCGGGTGGCCGTCTTCAACGACGGCGCGATCCAGCAACTGGCCCCCGTGGAAGAACTGTATGAGGCACCCTCAAACCGTTTCGTCGCCGGTTTCGTGGGCGACAGCACCCGGCTCAAAGGAAAACTTTTCGGCGGGCAGCCCGGCGGCGAGAGCCGGGCCGGCATTGAATTGCCGGATGGCCGCGTGCTCCACGGCATCAACGTCAATCACCCGACCGCGGGTGCGCAGGTAGAGGCTTACATCCGGCCGGAGCGCATTGTGCTGCACCGCCAGACGCCCGCCTCATCTGCCGATGTGCTGCCTGCACGCGTGGCACGCGTGATTTATTTTGGCGATCACCTGCGACTGCTGTGCGAAGTCGGCCCAGGCCAGGCAGAAGCCACGGTCAAGCTACCCCTGACCCTCCTGAACGGCTTGGCGCCACCGCAGCCCGGCGACGCTGTTCATCTCGAATTTCCGGCTGCGTTTACGCGGATCTATGCGGTGTAA
- a CDS encoding cupin domain-containing protein: MKKICIPLFLAASALLAQQALASGIDGVSVAPLMSKDLSDLPGKEGLVITVDYAPGAADPVHRHRAHGFIYVLEGSIVMQVKGGKEVTLTPGQTFYEGPNDIHTVGRNASTTQPAKFLVVLIKKKKGEVLELVK, from the coding sequence ATGAAGAAAATCTGTATACCCCTGTTTCTGGCGGCAAGCGCCTTGCTCGCCCAGCAAGCCTTGGCCAGCGGCATCGACGGCGTCAGCGTCGCGCCGCTCATGTCAAAAGATCTTTCCGATCTGCCCGGCAAGGAAGGCCTGGTCATCACCGTGGACTACGCTCCCGGCGCTGCCGACCCTGTGCACCGCCACCGCGCACACGGTTTTATCTACGTGCTCGAAGGCTCCATCGTGATGCAGGTCAAGGGCGGCAAAGAAGTCACGCTGACACCGGGGCAGACTTTTTATGAAGGCCCCAATGACATTCACACCGTTGGCCGCAATGCCAGCACCACCCAGCCCGCAAAGTTCCTGGTGGTGCTCATCAAAAAGAAGAAGGGTGAGGTCCTGGAACTCGTGAAGTGA
- a CDS encoding PLP-dependent aminotransferase family protein, whose protein sequence is MLTLRPELQTPLVSQIVDGLRGMIAGQTLKPGVKLPSIRGFAAAHGVSVFTVVEAYDRLVAQGWLVSRANAGFFVKRRGDDGASGAPYAQPEQPKFDARWYLKQIFENRNLPMKPGCGWLPHDFLFGDALRRSMRHLSADGSSLEGYGLPYGHMALRMVIAEALAENQIAVEVDQVLLTQGSSQALDLVARQLVKPGDTVLVDSPGYPNLMFMLRFLGANLIGVPRTPTGYDLAALESLLATHKPRAFFTQPRLQSPTCSIASAAHLHRLLQLAETHGFTLVENDIYADMDPMPRSTLASLDQLRRVVYIGSYSKTISPNLRVGYLLAGRDLIEDLAQLKMISGLTSSDIAERLTFGVVTDGRWRKHLKSLRERLALAHRKTEKSLTGLGFELFHEPGAGMYLWARHPDLPDSAVLSQDATTEGIMLGPGQLFLLEPHPTGWLRFNVAFSDDERLWRFLSRRIDLGRQTAQ, encoded by the coding sequence ATGCTCACACTTCGCCCGGAACTCCAGACTCCACTGGTGAGCCAGATCGTCGACGGTCTGCGTGGAATGATTGCCGGGCAAACCCTGAAACCTGGGGTCAAACTGCCCTCTATCCGCGGTTTCGCCGCCGCGCACGGGGTCAGCGTCTTCACGGTGGTGGAGGCCTACGACCGCCTCGTCGCCCAGGGTTGGCTCGTTTCACGTGCCAACGCCGGTTTTTTCGTCAAACGCAGGGGCGATGATGGTGCATCGGGCGCTCCGTATGCGCAGCCCGAGCAGCCTAAATTTGATGCGCGCTGGTACCTCAAGCAGATTTTTGAGAACCGTAATCTGCCGATGAAGCCAGGGTGCGGCTGGTTGCCGCACGACTTTCTCTTCGGTGACGCGCTGCGGCGCAGCATGCGGCACCTGTCGGCCGACGGGTCCTCGCTGGAGGGTTACGGCCTTCCCTACGGGCACATGGCCTTGCGCATGGTCATTGCGGAGGCGCTGGCCGAAAACCAGATCGCGGTCGAAGTGGACCAGGTGCTGCTGACGCAGGGGTCCAGCCAGGCGCTTGACCTGGTGGCTCGCCAACTGGTCAAGCCGGGCGATACGGTGCTGGTGGACAGCCCCGGTTACCCCAACCTGATGTTCATGCTGCGCTTTCTGGGCGCCAACCTGATAGGCGTGCCGCGTACCCCCACGGGTTACGATCTCGCCGCTCTTGAGTCCCTGCTGGCCACCCACAAGCCGAGGGCTTTCTTCACGCAACCCCGCCTGCAGAGCCCGACCTGCTCAATTGCGTCGGCGGCCCATCTGCACCGCCTGCTGCAACTGGCTGAAACCCACGGGTTCACTCTGGTGGAGAACGATATCTACGCCGATATGGACCCGATGCCCCGGTCCACCCTGGCGAGCCTAGACCAGTTGCGGCGCGTGGTGTACATCGGCAGCTATTCAAAAACAATTTCGCCCAACCTGCGCGTAGGCTACCTGCTGGCCGGGCGCGACCTGATTGAGGATCTGGCCCAGCTCAAGATGATTTCGGGGCTCACATCCTCGGACATCGCCGAGCGGCTCACTTTTGGGGTGGTCACCGATGGCCGCTGGCGCAAACACCTCAAGTCGCTTCGCGAGCGCCTGGCCCTGGCGCACCGCAAGACAGAGAAAAGCCTGACCGGTCTTGGGTTTGAGCTCTTTCATGAGCCGGGGGCCGGCATGTACCTGTGGGCCCGGCACCCTGATCTCCCCGATAGCGCCGTGCTTTCCCAGGACGCGACGACCGAGGGCATCATGCTCGGGCCGGGGCAACTGTTTTTGCTCGAACCCCATCCCACGGGCTGGCTTCGCTTTAACGTGGCTTTCAGCGACGATGAACGTTTATGGCGGTTTTTGTCCCGACGAATTGATCTGGGCCGGCAGACCGCCCAATAA
- a CDS encoding NAD-dependent succinate-semialdehyde dehydrogenase: protein MDMKTSPISLLKDPSLFKTDALINGQWVAGGSRFDVNDPSNGQKLADVANLGSQDAEAAIAAANAAWPAWRSKTGKERHAILMKWYQLLMANQEDLGRIMTAEQGKPFAEAKGEVAYGASFVEWFAEEAKRVNGETLPQFDNNRRLMVIKQPIGVCAAITPWNFPLAMITRKVAPALAAGCPVVIKPAELTPLTALAAAELAVRAGIPAGVLNVLTADSANSIAVGKVFCASDVVRHISFTGSTEVGRILMAQSAPSVKKLSLELGGNAPFIVFDDADIDSAVEGAMASKYRNAGQTCVCANRIYVQDGVYDQFVEKFAAKVKLLKVGNGFEDGVVQGPLIEDSAVDKVQRHVADALAKGGKLQAGGHKLQGQFFEPTVISEATADMLCAREETFGPFAPVFRFKAEQEAIDAANNTEFGLASYFYSRDIGRIYRVAEALEYGMVGINAGVIATEHVPFGGVKQSGLGREGSSHGMEEYVEMKYLCLGDILK, encoded by the coding sequence ATGGACATGAAAACCTCCCCCATCTCCCTTCTCAAAGACCCGAGCCTTTTCAAGACCGACGCCCTGATCAACGGCCAATGGGTGGCGGGTGGCTCGCGTTTCGACGTCAACGACCCCTCCAATGGGCAAAAACTCGCCGACGTGGCGAACCTCGGGTCGCAAGACGCCGAGGCGGCGATTGCCGCGGCCAACGCGGCCTGGCCCGCCTGGCGCAGCAAAACCGGCAAGGAGCGCCACGCCATTTTGATGAAGTGGTACCAGTTGCTGATGGCCAACCAGGAAGACCTGGGCCGCATCATGACCGCCGAGCAGGGCAAGCCTTTTGCCGAGGCCAAGGGCGAAGTGGCCTATGGCGCGAGCTTTGTCGAGTGGTTTGCCGAAGAAGCCAAGCGCGTCAACGGCGAGACCCTGCCCCAGTTTGACAACAACCGCCGCCTGATGGTCATCAAGCAGCCCATCGGTGTGTGCGCCGCCATCACACCATGGAACTTCCCGCTGGCCATGATCACCCGCAAGGTCGCCCCGGCCCTGGCCGCAGGCTGCCCGGTGGTCATCAAGCCCGCCGAGCTCACGCCGCTGACCGCGCTGGCGGCCGCCGAACTGGCCGTGCGCGCCGGCATCCCGGCGGGTGTGCTCAATGTGCTCACCGCCGACAGCGCCAACAGCATTGCGGTGGGCAAGGTGTTCTGCGCCAGCGACGTGGTGCGCCACATCAGCTTCACCGGCTCCACCGAAGTCGGCCGTATCCTGATGGCCCAGAGTGCCCCGTCCGTCAAGAAGCTCTCCCTGGAGCTGGGCGGCAACGCACCCTTCATCGTGTTTGACGATGCAGACATTGACTCGGCTGTCGAAGGCGCGATGGCCAGCAAGTACCGCAACGCCGGCCAGACCTGCGTCTGCGCCAACCGCATCTATGTGCAGGACGGTGTCTATGACCAGTTCGTCGAAAAATTCGCCGCCAAGGTCAAGCTGCTCAAGGTCGGCAACGGTTTTGAAGACGGCGTGGTGCAAGGCCCGCTGATTGAAGACTCCGCCGTAGACAAGGTGCAGCGCCATGTGGCCGACGCCCTGGCCAAGGGTGGCAAACTGCAGGCAGGCGGCCACAAGCTGCAGGGCCAGTTTTTCGAGCCGACCGTGATCTCTGAAGCTACTGCCGACATGCTCTGCGCCCGGGAGGAAACCTTTGGCCCGTTTGCGCCGGTGTTCCGCTTCAAGGCCGAACAGGAAGCCATTGACGCGGCCAACAACACCGAGTTTGGCCTGGCCAGCTACTTCTACAGCCGCGACATCGGCCGCATCTACCGTGTGGCAGAAGCACTGGAATATGGGATGGTCGGCATCAACGCCGGCGTGATCGCGACGGAACACGTGCCCTTTGGCGGCGTCAAGCAGTCGGGCCTGGGCCGCGAGGGCTCCAGCCACGGCATGGAAGAGTACGTGGAGATGAAGTACCTGTGCCTCGGGGACATCCTCAAATAA